The Zalophus californianus isolate mZalCal1 chromosome X, mZalCal1.pri.v2, whole genome shotgun sequence genome window below encodes:
- the LOC118356526 gene encoding paraneoplastic antigen-like protein 6B, with amino-acid sequence MAVTMLQDWCRWMGVSARRGLLILGIPEDCDEAELQGSLEAALWPMGHFTVLGKVFREEDDATAALVELDREVNYALVPREIPGTGGPWNVVFVPRCSGEEFLSRVFHFLEQQGQTVESVAGALGLGLHRVCWLRLVSEAVQPWVETRRYQRLGVFSGRDQPAPGEESFEAWLDHSADMLHVWQGVSEREKRRRLMEGLRGTALQLVHGLLAENPARTAQDCLAALIQVFGDNQSQATIRVKCLTAQQQSGERLSAFVLRLEVLLQKAIEKGALARASADHVRLRQVLTRANLTEPLDEALRKLRMVGRTPSFLEMLGLVRESEAWEASLARSERAQAEEGAGARANAQADARANAKAEDDKVEEQEREEEDSDDRDTVPAGLGQARPSEAPGGPTPAQMGTASRAGPGGPGCEPEGLAQAGDQEAGEPPEKGLKPIPEGSGNEDGAGETSPPKSSSGK; translated from the coding sequence ATGGCGGTGACGATGCTGCAGGACTGGTGCAGGTGGATGGGCGTCAGCGCTCGAAGGGGTCTGCTCATTCTGGGCATCCCGGAGGACTGTGATGAAGCCGAACTCCAAGGGTCCCTGGAGGCCGCCCTGTGGCCCATGGGCCACTTTACCGTGCTGGGCAAAGTGTTTCGAGAGGAGGATGATGCCACTGCGGCCCTGGTCGAGCTTGACCGGGAAGTCAACTATGCTTTGGTCCCCAGGGAAATCCCGGGCACCGGGGGTCCCTGGAACGTGGTCTTTGTGCCTCGTTGCTCAGGCGAGGAGTTTCTCAGTCGCGTGTTCCACTTCCTGGAGCAACAGGGGCAGACGGTGGAGAGTgtggctggggccctggggctgggactGCACAGGGTGTGCTGGCTCCGACTGGTCAGTGAGGCAGTCCAGCCCTGGGTGGAGACCAGGCGGTATCAGCGCCTGGGCGTGTTTTCCGGGAGGGATCAGCCCGCCCCGGGGGAGGAGTCCTTTGAGGCCTGGCTGGACCACAGCGCCGATATGCTGCACGTGTGGCAGGGGGTCTcggaaagggagaagaggaggcgGCTGATGGAAGGCCTTCGAGGGACGGCCCTGCAGCTCGTGCATGGGCTCCTGGCGGAGAACCCCGCCAGGACGGCGCAGGACTGCCTGGCGGCCCTGATCCAGGTGTTTGGAGACAACCAGTCCCAGGCGACCATCCGGGTGAAGTGTTTGACCGCTCAGCAGCAGTCAGGCGAGCGGCTTTCTGCTTTCGTGTTGCGGCTGGAAGTCCTGCTGCAGAAAGCCATTGAGAAGGGGGCCCTGGCCAGAGCCTCAGCGGACCACGTGCGCCTGAGGCAGGTGCTCACCAGGGCCAACCTTACCGAGCCTCTGGATGAAGCGCTGAGGAAGCTGAGAATGGTTGGGAGGACTCCAAGTTTCCTAGAGATGCTGGGGCTTGTTCGGGAGTCTGAGGCATGGGAGGCCAGTCTGGCCAGGAGCGAGAGAgcccaggcagaggaaggggctggtGCCCGGGCCAATGCCCAGGCTGATGCCAGAGCCAATGCTAAGGCAGAGGATGATAAGGTGGAGGAGCaggagcgggaggaggaggaCAGTGACGACCGTGACACTGTCCCTGCGGGCCTAGGTCAGGCAAGACCCTCCGAGGCCCCTGGGGGCCCCACTCCTGCCCAGATGGGCACTGCTTCCAGGGCGGGCCCAGGAGGTCCTGGCTGTGAGCCAGAGGGTCTCGCCCAGGCAGGAGAccaggaggctggggagcccCCCGAGAAGGGGCTCAAGCCCATCCCAGAGGGGTCGGGAAACGAGGATGGCGCTGGGGAGACGAGCCCCCCCAAGTCCTCCTCCGGCAAATAG